GACTGCGAGGATCccctggcggcgtcgtcgggatGGAGTCTGTACTTATCGTGCACCCACGCCAATCTTTGGAGAAAGCACGATGCATGCGTGGCACAGCCTCGAGAGCGCGTGTCAGCTTCCACGCGCGTTGCAACGCACATGCAGGTCGGCAAGAGTTATCGATCTCATGTCGCCACGCCCAACGATTTGCGTGGCGCCGATCAAGTCGAAGCACCTGCGTGCTCATCTATTCACGATGGCAGGGCCACGCTGAGATGGCGACACACTCAACCTAAAGCTGACCTGAAGCTATGGGGCGGACTTGGCCAGCAGAGTCCAAATAGTCATcccaaggcggcggtggttACACAAGCGGCCACTGTCGAAGCCAACGCGAGTTCGGGCATGAATCTCAAATAGTAACGACCCCGGCCTGGGGcatgccgtggccgcggTCGCTGTGCGTATTTGCTACGTGGCAGCTCACACGGCACAGCTTTTTTCGTGTTGTCACAAGTGGCTTTCGCCCAAGCGAGCCTGGCGCTCCATCTTGCGTTGCAGCAAAGACCGGACTGGTGACACAGAGCACCAAGTCCAAAGAGCCGGGTCAAATGTAGCGGTGAGGAGCGAGTGCGCCGACACGAACGTGGACCTTCGTCTCAGCCTCTGTCGTACTGTTGCTAAAAGCTTCGCTCTTGTCACCGTGACGGCATCAGACGTAGGACCCTGCAAGAGCCGAGTTGATATGCCCCCGCGTAAATTACAACATCTTACGCCTGCCATTGCAGGTCTGCAGAAGCGGCCAGCAAGTCTCATCGTGCGTGGCCCTCGTGATCGGGCCACCAGTAGTCTCGTCGTCCCAGCGTGACATCGCCGACAGAGCGGCAACCAGGACTCCAGTAGTCCTCAGAACTCCCTAGCGGCCACATTACCATGAGCAGAATCTCGTCCGCCGGGCACACCTGCAGTCTCTTCCATGTCGTCCAGGCAAGATCGCTGCGCAGGTCTACGAGAATTCTGCGGCATTTCTCCACAGCTCGTTCTAGATCCTCAGGGTCGGTAGTTGCTGCCGACAACTTCGAGTTCAGAGCCTCTTCGCCTATAGCCGCGCGCATAGCATATAACCCTCGGCATATACGGGACATGACCGTCTTGAGTGCCGTATGAATGAGATTGTCTTCGAGGCTCCACTCGCCACGGTCTAGATATGTCGGCAAGAGGTAGTGTTCCGTGCAcgcctcgatggcctcgagaGTGCGATTTCGAATGTCTTGCTCGATCACTGGGGCGTCGTCCGGCAGCGGAGGTGCATCGAAGTAGGTTAAAGAGGCGACATTGAGCTCGTTGACGAACCGCGAAGGCGCCAAGTCCTGCGACACCATGAGTGAGAAGCGGTTGGAGAATCGGGTTACAATCATATCCACGACAGCCTGCCAGTTGACGGTATACCGTCTCGGCTCGACAAAGACCTTGCGCACATGAGCCTTGATGTCCGTCCACTCGTCagggctggccgccgcgagtcGAGGGAGGTCTGGTCGTGCCGGATCAGGGTTGGAAATGTTGACGGGGAACCAAAAGGCCGACACCATGGAAGAGAAATCGATTCGAATCCGGTCGCCTCCTACACCATCGTATCGCTCTGTTACAGCCCGCGCCCATTCAAAAGGGTTCATCAATTCttcctccttcttgtccttgcgCAGGACAGTGCGCTTGATCgagacgaggtcgaggccggcgtcaaAGTCGCAATACACCACCTCGAATCCAATCTCCATGCGCATGAAGCCATCGTAACCCCACTCCTTGATCAGGTCACAAATGCTGCGGGCACGCTGTAGTTCGTCCATGAAGCCGTCCCAAACATCGCCCGTCTTGTTCTCACGCAGGACAAGGTCTTGGGAGTCGAGCGTGCCCATGCGGGTCTTGCCGGCGCTCATTCCATCGACGTAGACCAGATTCACGTCTCTGTTTGCTCTGTAGGTGTGAAAGTAGCCGCGTATGTTCGAGGGCGATTTTGGCCTTGCGCGCGTGGCGCTGATCGGCTTCTGCAGCACATTTTCCGAGGAATCCTGGCTCTGCTCCTTTCCACGCAGACCCAGATACAAGGCAAATGCCTCTGCGTGCTCAACCTCAAAGGCAAGCCACTCGAAGCCAGGCGGAGTGGTGTTGGCTTCGGAGCCGTGGTACATGAGCGTTCCCCGGGGCACCACCGCTGGAAAGAAGCTCAGGCCGTTGTGGTTGATTGAAGAGCCCCATTGCCTCCCTGCTGAGTGGATGGCGTTGAATATCCGATGGGCATTGACCTTTGCCGC
Above is a genomic segment from Purpureocillium takamizusanense chromosome 2, complete sequence containing:
- a CDS encoding uncharacterized protein (EggNog:ENOG503NZRF), with protein sequence MRINQSVALYAIIVGTSPSICAQNYERRTVNPDHDAAKVNAHRIFNAIHSAGRQWGSSINHNGLSFFPAVVPRGTLMYHGSEANTTPPGFEWLAFEVEHAEAFALYLGLRGKEQSQDSSENVLQKPISATRARPKSPSNIRGYFHTYRANRDVNLVYVDGMSAGKTRMGTLDSQDLVLRENKTGDVWDGFMDELQRARSICDLIKEWGYDGFMRMEIGFEVVYCDFDAGLDLVSIKRTVLRKDKKEEELMNPFEWARAVTERYDGVGGDRIRIDFSSMVSAFWFPVNISNPDPARPDLPRLAAASPDEWTDIKAHVRKVFVEPRRYTVNWQAVVDMIVTRFSNRFSLMVSQDLAPSRFVNELNVASLTYFDAPPLPDDAPVIEQDIRNRTLEAIEACTEHYLLPTYLDRGEWSLEDNLIHTALKTVMSRICRGLYAMRAAIGEEALNSKLSAATTDPEDLERAVEKCRRILVDLRSDLAWTTWKRLQVCPADEILLMVMWPLGSSEDYWSPGCRSVGDVTLGRRDYWWPDHEGHAR